Proteins from a genomic interval of Lolium perenne isolate Kyuss_39 chromosome 1, Kyuss_2.0, whole genome shotgun sequence:
- the LOC127327356 gene encoding uncharacterized protein — protein sequence MDTGEQAAEESSANRRERLLALRSAAAAAGSSSSSSPSAAPPPLQPPAWDLPEPDLTPSSAPRPPARFGFYTNPGAAFSSAAAPNKRKSPDTLLGPSPAPAPPHGRSGNYGNNYPPHQHHMAPSQMEPAPPGTGPWRSPMQFQTPMSEYGAPPGPPPHWNPHSTSPAQDYYPRSPNFGFRGSNVGRGGNPMNYGPRGSPVNYGPRGSPMNYTPRGSPMNEPRGSPMNYGPRGGPMNYGPRGSPCSSSGQGRGENYYSGPGSRGRGGRGGSGFQNHSGGQGQMNYYYKSMVDDPWKNLRPIVGSILPTGGGGAKPWHQEPFRTKIDNKPDQGPVISTNKPDQCQVISTSTSELSLAEYLDLSFNEVSNET from the exons ATGGACACCGGCGAGCAAGCGGCGGAGGAGTCATCGGCAAATCGCCGGGAGCGCCTCCTCGCCCttcgctccgccgccgccgccgccggttcctcctcctcctcctcgccatcTGCCGCGCCGCCTCCCCTGCAGCCGCCGGCCTGGGATCTCCCGGAGCCCGACCTGACGCCCTCCTCCGCCCCGCGCCCGCCCGCGCGGTTCGGCTTCTACACCAACCccggcgcggccttctcctccgccgccgccccgaACAAGCGCAAGAGTCCCGACACCCTGCTGGGTCCCTCTCCCGCTCCAGCTCCGCCTCACG GTAGATCTGGTAACTATGGTAACAACTATCCTCCACACCAGCACCATATGGCCCCATCCCAGATGGAACCGGCTCCACCAGGGACTGGTCCATGGAGAAGTCCTATGCAGTTCCAGACTCCAATGTCAGAATATGGAGCACCTCCTGGTCCTCCACCTCACTGGAACCCACATTCTACTTCTCCAGCTCAAGATTATTATCCACGTTCGCCCAACTTTGGGTTCAGAGGCTCTAATGTTGGCCGAGGGGGCAACCCGATGAATTATGGACCAAGAGGTAGCCCGGTGAATTATGGACCAAGAGGTAGCCCGATGAACTATACACCAAGAGGTAGCCCAATGAATGAACCAAGAGGTAGCCCGATGAATTATGGACCAAGAGGTGGCCCGATGAATTATGGACCAAGAGGTAGCCCATGCTCATCTTCCGGACAAGGCAGGGGCGAGAACTACTACAGCGGCCCAGGCTCAAGAGGAAGAGGGGGAAGGGGTGGCTCGGGTTTTCAGAACCATTCTGGAGGGCAAGGGCAGATGAACTACTACTACAAGTCCATGGTTGATGATCCTTGGAAGAACTTGCGACCTATTGTTGGCAGCATACTACctactggtggtggtggtgccaaGCCCTGGCATCAAGAACCATTTCGTACAAAGATAGATAATAAACCTGATCAAGGTCCAGTTATATCAACGAATAAACCTGATCAATGCCAAGTTATATCAACGTCAACATCAGAATTGAGTCTGGCAGAATACCTTGACTTGTCTTTCAATGAGGTTTCTAATGAGACGTGA